One Festucalex cinctus isolate MCC-2025b chromosome 1, RoL_Fcin_1.0, whole genome shotgun sequence genomic region harbors:
- the LOC144018768 gene encoding histone-binding protein N1/N2-like isoform X1 produces MTTSHKTGPYHVCLPVRLNMEEANKLIGAGKKHLVMGKVVEAVKTLQEACGILAKTYGDTADECAEAFFWCGKALLDLARMENSVLGNALEGVPEGDEDEKPKNSNVEGTENVNEKTRDELRVQVYDAMAEKAEDAPKKEKEEGDKKCEGELEESVADKTELRKETENKTEEAADKEEETAADKKAEEAANKMDASAMESDKMEEGGAGEKKEEPADKMEDGETEKKVEEPSEKMDDTAADKREEASDKMDAGESDKLADKKVEEPAEQMEEEEPAVEDDSVEGAEDEDDEEQVEDDDTGEKESDEEVGNLQLAWEMLEVAKVIYKRKESKEDQLMAAQAHLKLGEVSAESGNYARALEDFHECLSLQLKHLAADSRLIAETHYQLGLTFNLNQQCKEAIDELNRSIAVIEKRMANLTELIAKAAGPEELPDERREMEELKALLPDIQEKVEDAADGLKMPNAEAVKAALDGASASSAIGQSGDAPTASLTNGAPVSDISHLVRKKRKPEENPAEESVVKKVRQDDAPETYGMQKANGDTEAH; encoded by the exons TCAACATGGAAGAGGCCAACAAGCTTATCGGTGCAGGGAAGAAGCACTTGGTGATGGGAAAAGTGGTGGAGGCGGTGAAAACTCTACAAGAGGCCTGCGGAATACT aGCAAAAACATATGGAGACACTGCAGATGAGTGTGCGGAGGCATTTTTTTGGTGTGGTAAAGCACTGTTGGATTTGGCAAG GATGGAGAACTCTGTACTTGGAAATGCTTTGGAAGGAGTCCCCGAGGGCGATGAAGACGAGAAACCAAAAAATTCCAACGTTGAGGGCACAGAAAATGTTAATG AAAAGACCAGAGATGAATTGAGGGTTCAAGTTTATGATGCCATGGCGGAGAAGGCTGAAGACGCAccgaagaaagagaaagaggaagGGGACAAAAAGTGTGAAGGTGAATTGGAGGAGAGTGTTGCTGACAAAACGGAGCTTCGAAAGGAAACTGAAAACAAGACGGAAGAAGCGGCAGACAAAGAGGAGGAAACTGCAGCCGACAAGAAGGCGGAAGAAGCTGCCAACAAAATGGATGCTTCTGCAATGGAATCCGACAAAATGGAAGAGGGAGGAGCAGGCGAGAAGAAAGAAGAACCAGCGGACAAAATGGAAGATGGGGAAACGGAAAAGAAGGTTGAAGAACCATCAGAGAAAATGGATGACACCGCAGCAGACAAAAGGGAAGAAGCGTCGGACAAAATGGATGCCGGTGAATCAGACAAACTGGCTGACAAGAAGGTAGAAGAACCGGCGGAGCAGatggaagaagaagaacctGCTGTTGAAGACGACTCAGTCGAAGGAGCTGAAG ATGAAGATGACGAAGAGCAAGTCGAGGACGACGACACTGGGGAAAAG gAGAGTGATGAGGAGGTGGGAAATCTTCAGCTGGCCTGGGAGATGCTGGAAGTAGCCAAGGTCATCTATAAGAG AAAAGAGTCCAAGGAGGATCAGCTCATGGCAGCTCAGGCCCATTTAAAGCTCGGCGAAGTTTCCGCCGAGTCGG GGAATTACGCCCGAGCGTTGGAGGACTTCCACGAGTGTCTTTCTCTCCAGCTGAAACACTTGGCCGCCGACAGCCGACTTATCGCCGAAACGCACTACCAGCTGGGCCTGACCTTCAACTTGAACCAGCAGTGCAAGGAGGCCATCGACGAGCTGAACCGCTCCATCGCTGTCATCGAGAAGAGGATGG cgaACCTGACGGAGCTGATCGCAAAGGCTGCCGGCCCTGAGGAGCTTCCTGACGAGAGGCGGGAGATGGAGGAGCTGAAAGCTCTGCTGCCAGATATCCAGGAAAAGGTGGAGGACGCCGCCGATGGCCTGAAAATGCCAAACGCCGAGGCCGTGAAAGCTGCACTG GATGGCGCCTCCGCTTCCTCTGCCATTGGACAGAGTGGTGACGCGCCAACCGCTTCACTG ACAAACGGTGCTCCGGTTTCTGACATCAGCCACTTGGTCAGAAAGAAG AGGAAGCCAGAGGAGAATCCTGCCGAAGAGAGTGTGGTCAAGAAGGTGAGGCAGGATGACGCTCCGGAGACGTATGGGATGCAAAAGGCCAACGGTGACACTGAAGCACACTAA
- the LOC144018768 gene encoding histone-binding protein N1/N2-like isoform X2: MEEANKLIGAGKKHLVMGKVVEAVKTLQEACGILAKTYGDTADECAEAFFWCGKALLDLARMENSVLGNALEGVPEGDEDEKPKNSNVEGTENVNEKTRDELRVQVYDAMAEKAEDAPKKEKEEGDKKCEGELEESVADKTELRKETENKTEEAADKEEETAADKKAEEAANKMDASAMESDKMEEGGAGEKKEEPADKMEDGETEKKVEEPSEKMDDTAADKREEASDKMDAGESDKLADKKVEEPAEQMEEEEPAVEDDSVEGAEDEDDEEQVEDDDTGEKESDEEVGNLQLAWEMLEVAKVIYKRKESKEDQLMAAQAHLKLGEVSAESGNYARALEDFHECLSLQLKHLAADSRLIAETHYQLGLTFNLNQQCKEAIDELNRSIAVIEKRMANLTELIAKAAGPEELPDERREMEELKALLPDIQEKVEDAADGLKMPNAEAVKAALDGASASSAIGQSGDAPTASLTNGAPVSDISHLVRKKRKPEENPAEESVVKKVRQDDAPETYGMQKANGDTEAH, encoded by the exons ATGGAAGAGGCCAACAAGCTTATCGGTGCAGGGAAGAAGCACTTGGTGATGGGAAAAGTGGTGGAGGCGGTGAAAACTCTACAAGAGGCCTGCGGAATACT aGCAAAAACATATGGAGACACTGCAGATGAGTGTGCGGAGGCATTTTTTTGGTGTGGTAAAGCACTGTTGGATTTGGCAAG GATGGAGAACTCTGTACTTGGAAATGCTTTGGAAGGAGTCCCCGAGGGCGATGAAGACGAGAAACCAAAAAATTCCAACGTTGAGGGCACAGAAAATGTTAATG AAAAGACCAGAGATGAATTGAGGGTTCAAGTTTATGATGCCATGGCGGAGAAGGCTGAAGACGCAccgaagaaagagaaagaggaagGGGACAAAAAGTGTGAAGGTGAATTGGAGGAGAGTGTTGCTGACAAAACGGAGCTTCGAAAGGAAACTGAAAACAAGACGGAAGAAGCGGCAGACAAAGAGGAGGAAACTGCAGCCGACAAGAAGGCGGAAGAAGCTGCCAACAAAATGGATGCTTCTGCAATGGAATCCGACAAAATGGAAGAGGGAGGAGCAGGCGAGAAGAAAGAAGAACCAGCGGACAAAATGGAAGATGGGGAAACGGAAAAGAAGGTTGAAGAACCATCAGAGAAAATGGATGACACCGCAGCAGACAAAAGGGAAGAAGCGTCGGACAAAATGGATGCCGGTGAATCAGACAAACTGGCTGACAAGAAGGTAGAAGAACCGGCGGAGCAGatggaagaagaagaacctGCTGTTGAAGACGACTCAGTCGAAGGAGCTGAAG ATGAAGATGACGAAGAGCAAGTCGAGGACGACGACACTGGGGAAAAG gAGAGTGATGAGGAGGTGGGAAATCTTCAGCTGGCCTGGGAGATGCTGGAAGTAGCCAAGGTCATCTATAAGAG AAAAGAGTCCAAGGAGGATCAGCTCATGGCAGCTCAGGCCCATTTAAAGCTCGGCGAAGTTTCCGCCGAGTCGG GGAATTACGCCCGAGCGTTGGAGGACTTCCACGAGTGTCTTTCTCTCCAGCTGAAACACTTGGCCGCCGACAGCCGACTTATCGCCGAAACGCACTACCAGCTGGGCCTGACCTTCAACTTGAACCAGCAGTGCAAGGAGGCCATCGACGAGCTGAACCGCTCCATCGCTGTCATCGAGAAGAGGATGG cgaACCTGACGGAGCTGATCGCAAAGGCTGCCGGCCCTGAGGAGCTTCCTGACGAGAGGCGGGAGATGGAGGAGCTGAAAGCTCTGCTGCCAGATATCCAGGAAAAGGTGGAGGACGCCGCCGATGGCCTGAAAATGCCAAACGCCGAGGCCGTGAAAGCTGCACTG GATGGCGCCTCCGCTTCCTCTGCCATTGGACAGAGTGGTGACGCGCCAACCGCTTCACTG ACAAACGGTGCTCCGGTTTCTGACATCAGCCACTTGGTCAGAAAGAAG AGGAAGCCAGAGGAGAATCCTGCCGAAGAGAGTGTGGTCAAGAAGGTGAGGCAGGATGACGCTCCGGAGACGTATGGGATGCAAAAGGCCAACGGTGACACTGAAGCACACTAA